One Lepus europaeus isolate LE1 chromosome 7, mLepTim1.pri, whole genome shotgun sequence DNA segment encodes these proteins:
- the FXYD2 gene encoding sodium/potassium-transporting ATPase subunit gamma isoform X1, with protein MFNARTSSRPPAAHAEAAGSGRGARWAGEMAGLPAGDDGGSPKGDEDPFHYDYETVRHGGLIFAGLAFVIGLLILLSKRFRCGGNKKRRQLGEDEL; from the exons ATGTTTAATGCCCGCACCTCGTCCCGGCCACCTGCGGCACACGCAGAGGCGGCAGGAAGCGGCAGAGGAGCCCGGTGGGCTGGGGAGATGGCAGGGCTGCCGGCCGGCGACGATG GTGGCAGCCCCAAGGGGGACGAGGACCCATTCCACTATG ACTACGAGACTGTCCGCCACGGAGGCCTGATCTTCGCTGGCCTGGCCTTCGTCATAGGGCTCCTCATCCTCCTCA GCAAAAGATTCCGCTGTGGGGGGAATAAGAAACGCAG GCAACTCGGTGAAGATGAGCTGTGA
- the FXYD2 gene encoding sodium/potassium-transporting ATPase subunit gamma isoform X3, translating to MDRWYPGGSPKGDEDPFHYDYETVRHGGLIFAGLAFVIGLLILLSKRFRCGGNKKRRQLGEDEL from the exons ATGGACAGGTGGTACCCGG GTGGCAGCCCCAAGGGGGACGAGGACCCATTCCACTATG ACTACGAGACTGTCCGCCACGGAGGCCTGATCTTCGCTGGCCTGGCCTTCGTCATAGGGCTCCTCATCCTCCTCA GCAAAAGATTCCGCTGTGGGGGGAATAAGAAACGCAG GCAACTCGGTGAAGATGAGCTGTGA
- the FXYD2 gene encoding sodium/potassium-transporting ATPase subunit gamma isoform X2, translating to MPAPRPGHLRHTQRRQEAAEEPGGLGRWQGCRPATMVAAPRGTRTHSTMAKDSAVGGIRNAGNSVKMSCDSRLS from the exons ATGCCCGCACCTCGTCCCGGCCACCTGCGGCACACGCAGAGGCGGCAGGAAGCGGCAGAGGAGCCCGGTGGGCTGGGGAGATGGCAGGGCTGCCGGCCGGCGACGATG GTGGCAGCCCCAAGGGGGACGAGGACCCATTCCACTATG GCAAAAGATTCCGCTGTGGGGGGAATAAGAAACGCAG GCAACTCGGTGAAGATGAGCTGTGACAGCAG ACTCAGCTGA